The following proteins are encoded in a genomic region of Phaeodactylum tricornutum CCAP 1055/1 chromosome 1, whole genome shotgun sequence:
- a CDS encoding predicted protein produces the protein MAASSIPKSRKEKGLHVLFLSSDTGGGHRASAESLANQFQLLFPGTTYDLLDIVEKDGVAPYNSLVSTYKHLSAHPSQWKLVYTVSNSRAFEMLADAHLKLMCERAVRKRIQSYNPDVVISVHPLMTNVPVLSCSKISHITGKHLPIFTVVTDLGSAHCLWFANGVEKMFVGSDQIKKLAMARGKVPVEKIILAGLPIRHDFAIQADLLGVRHSEAGRAYQQRVRRELKLPCTDRKTVLVMGGGEGVGSLSNIVDALYVELALQGIDALVLVVCGRNEKLRHKLATRDWQSLGKVIVTGLGFVTRMAEYMVAADVLVSKAGPGTISEAAAVSLPVMLTSFLPGQEEGNVDYVIDGGFGAYCADTDPIGIGEEVCMWLHDPAKLEMLSNAAKAKGVPNAARDIAQQIGD, from the exons ATGGCGGCATCAAGTATACCGAAATCTCGCAAAGAGAAAGGTCTCCacgtccttttcctctcgTCCGACACCGGTGGAGGCCACCGCGCCAGCGCCGAGTCGCTCGCCAATCAGTTCCAGCTTTTATTTCCTGGGACAACGTACGATTTACTCGATATTGTGGAAAAAGACGGCGTTGCGCCGTATAATTCCTTGGTTTCTACATACAAGCACCTTTCGGCACATCCTTCCCAGTGGAAGCTGGTGTACACGGTCTCGAATTCCCGGGCGTTTGAAATGCTCGCCGATGCTCACCTGAAACTCATGTGCGAACGTGCAGTACGGAAACGAATTCAGTCTTACAATCCGGATGTCGTTATCAGTGTGCATCCCCTTATGACCAACGTGCCGGTTTTGAGTTGTTCGAAGATATCACACATCACTGGCAAACACTTGCCTATTTTTACCGTGGTAACGGATTTAGGCTCGGCGCATTGCCTGTGGTTCGCTAATGGTGTGGAAAAAATGTTTGTTGGATCCGATCAGATTAAGAAGCTCGCCATGGCACGTGGTAAGGTTCCAGTGGAAAAAATAATACTGGCTGGTTTGCCCATTCGCCACGATTTCGCCATTCAAGCCGACCTTCTCGGAGTCCGACACTCGGAAGCAGGACGCGCTTATCAACAGCGAGTCCGCCGAGAGTTGAAACTACCGTGTACAGATCGTAAAACCGTTTTGGTAATGGGAGGTGGCGAAGGTGTTGGTTCATTATCAAATATTGTCGATGCGCTGTACGTGGAGCTTGCCTTGCAAGGAATTGATGCTCTGGTATTGGTGGTCTGCGGTCGTAATGAAAAACTGAGACACAAACTAGCAACGCGAGATTGGCAG TCACTCGGTAAAGTAATTGTGACAGGACTCGGTTTCGTCACACGCATGGCAGAATACATGGTTGCCGCGGATGTACTAGTTTCGAAGGCTGGTCCGGGCACCATCTCGGAAGCAGCTGCGGTGTCTCTTCCCGTCATGCTTACATCTTTTTTGCCCGGTCAAGAGGAAGGAAATGTAGATTATGTCATCGATGGCGGGTTTGGAGCGTATTGCGCCGATACCGATCCGATTGGCATTGGCGAGGAAGTTTGCATGTGGTTGCACGACCCAGCCAAGTTGGAAATGCTGTCCAACGCGGCCAAAGCCAAGGGCGTCCCGAATGCGGCCCGGGATATTGCCCAGCAAATCGGCGAC
- a CDS encoding predicted protein, with product MTILWCCLLTLPLTISAYVKGGSRKVSAVGDPFQSSSLYSSRRFLKGTKKSESSDDNIIAGGDNVAIPVTEAPFVSEVDMVFTDSPVASPVAPSPVNVMPPPVTSLVTPFPSPVNTLATAAPVLSFVAPSPSPVVVIFTPPPLTDPVAEDVNTAQPTLAPSSSPVNPAAIDLPVTSPIATQATLVPSSPELKPVATGAPVANPVAETIKPDGGVETVLNETDHNVDTDDTGDSTIAPTKVADPSPSSALDDACAAAADGKSYTTDNHQNIIFIHEMTVPAKVDPFQAGSELDASAQAVLLRDLILSNCPLGDLRKRRLSMSETLLGISIVDSEILDDEPCTEVELEDELVCYRRHATARLSFEEDVEVDALQVRDEIQVILTQTLSSLVVESSETVRAKYVALEAGSLQSQQSNEGEGDTNIAPAGITFLTLFVLAAVAGMALFVVWYHRKSPTTSHGYVFGSKIPPLHGVGSSDDTDIGSGGDISSEENWNTQLPYAVNEVTNDFASELILVSDFRVAVSPVGDYCRSDGSAHTDDIMTVVETARIAPIYSEDHFPTLDVNKPLYRKSLFAASVRNDPRSPDSIDL from the coding sequence ATGACAATTCTTTGGTGTTGCTTGTTGACTCTGCCATTGACGATTTCTGCTTACGTTAAAGGCGGCTCAAGAAAGGTGTCTGCAGTAGGTGATCCCTTCCAGAGCAGTTCGTTGTATTCATCGCGGCGATTTTTGAAAGGAACTAAGAAAAGCGAAAGTAGTGATGACAACATAATTGCTGGTGGAGATAACGTTGCAATTCCTGTAACAGAGGCACCCTTTGTTTCTGAAGTGGACATGGTTTTTACAGACTCACCCGTAGCGAGTCCGGTGGCCCCTTCCCCGGTGAATGTGATGCCACCACCCGTGACCAGTCTGGTGACACCTTTTCCTTCCCCGGTGAATACGCTCGCTACAGCCGCGCCCGTACTCAGTTTCGTGGCACCATCCCCTTCCCCCGTGGTCGTGATTTTTACACCCCCACCGCTAACCGATCCAGTAGCTGAAGATGTAAATACAGCGCAACCTACTTTGGCTCCCTCCTCTTCTCCAGTGAATCCGGCTGCTATAGACTTACCGGTAACTAGTCCTATAGCAACGCAAGCTACCCTGGTGCCTTCCTCGCCTGAGCTGAAACCGGTTGCTACTGGCGCTCCCGTAGCCAACCCTGTGGCCGAAACAATAAAACCGGACGGGGGCGTCGAAACAGTATTGAATGAGACTGACCACAACGTAGATACCGATGACACTGGAGATAGTACTATCGCTCCAACAAAAGTGGCCGATCCATCTCCTTCTTCTGCTCTAGACGATGCATGTGCTGCAGCTGCGGATGGTAAATCCTACACGACAGACAACCATCAAAATATTATTTTTATACATGAGATGACTGTGCCGGCAAAAGTCGACCCATTCCAAGCAGGCTCTGAACTCGATGCTTCAGCTCAGGCTGTTCTTCTCCGCGATCTCATACTCTCGAATTGCCCCCTTGGCGATTTGAGAAAGCGACGTCTGAGCATGTCTGAGACTCTTCTAGGCATTTCTATCGTAGACAGCGAAATACTGGATGACGAACCGTGTACAGAAGTTGAATTAGAGGATGAGTTGGTTTGCTACCGCCGTCACGCCACCGCTCGTCTCTCTTTTGAAGAAGATGTCGAAGTTGATGCGCTTCAAGTTCGAGACGAAATTCAAGTGATTTTGACTCAGACGTTATCGTCTCTTGTCGTCGAGTCAAGCGAAACAGTACGTGCTAAATATGTGGCACTGGAAGCTGGCTCTTTACAATCCCAACAGAGCAATGAAGGCGAAGGTGACACAAACATAGCTCCGGCAGGAATCAcctttttgactttgtttGTACTCGCTGCAGTGGCTGGTATGGCCCTATTCGTAGTTTGGTATCATCGGAAGAGTCCGACTACCTCCCATGGCTACGTGTTCGGAAGCAAGATTCCTCCTCTGCATGGAGTTGGATCTTCCGACGATACAGACATTGGTTCGGGCGGAGACATCTCCTCCGAAGAGAACTGGAATACTCAATTGCCGTATGCTGTAAACGAAGTGACCAATGATTTTGCTTCGGAGCTCATCCTCGTGAGTGATTTCAGGGTAGCCGTTTCTCCAGTAGGAGACTATTGTCGCTCAGATGGAAGTGCCCACACTGACGATATTATGACGGTCGTCGAAACAGCTAGAATCGCACCTATTTATTCGGAGGATCATTTCCCGACTCTGGATGTCAACAAGCCCTTATACAGAAAGTCTTTGTTCGCTGCCTCGGTCAGAAACGATCCACGTTCTCCGGACAGCATTGATCTCTAA
- a CDS encoding predicted protein: MTSPSRRTSFDPDTLLPPSPDPAERPTVPSLSLAALRRSSPHDPSRTLRVTEQERASRTTSPALRLERLLTQRPRSNPRTRTPLRYESPLDPSALRRESLTPDPVESVHESRRLTIRPLAGSHVGTLPARVVEERRATPKSSKQGRSHRTVRRWNNDHFGSLAAEIKSSSHRAAEALLSSQQDAHLYRDVYDPNETKSKSMERFMTDVKLRNIREQFFEGEFASVTPVVPLRPHRSNPTTAADQMNRIDNRLHKVAVRACRNSGPAATVVDRFETFVIATFLGSAHTTRLLEESWWHDLLLQVPTVRRKPENTPASFMVLQFYFDPFSSTGGFHRLLLHAICQFHGLSAISNMVDVGDSKQARALIVSGRLTDAPHRMLQHLIREDTIKTIDHVSSEGLEPARPKLGVVTVSEN, encoded by the exons ATGACCTCGCCTTCCCGACGGACGTCGTTCGACCCGGACACGCTTTTACCTCCCAGTCCGGACCCTGCGGAACGACCAACCGTCCCATCCTTGTCGTTGGCAGCTTTGCGCCGTTCGTCACCCCACGATCCATCGCGGACACTGCGTGTGACGGAACAGGAACGTGCTTCTCGTACCACATCCCCGGCCCTACGCTTGGAACGGCTGCTCACCCAACGACCACGATCGAACCCTCGAACCCGGACACCACTGCGTTACGAATCACCCCTCGATCCGTCCGCATTGCGCCGCGAGAGTCTAACACCCGATCCCGTGGAATCCGTGCACGAAAGTCGACGGCTGACCATCCGACCCTTGGCCGGGAGTCACGTGGGTACCTTACCAGCGCGG GTCGTGGAGGAACGCCGCGCGACGCCAAAATCCAGCAAGCAGGGACGCTCGCATCGCACGGTGCGCCGCTGGAACAATGATCATTTCGGGAGCTTGGCGGCGGAAATTAAATCTTCGTCTCATCGCGCAGCGGAAGCACTCCTGTCCTCGCAACAAGATGCCCACTTGTATCGAGACGTTTACGATCCCAACGAGACCAAGTCCAAATCAATGGAACG ATTCATGACCGACGTCAAGTTGCGAAACATTCGGGAACAATTCTTCGAAGGCGAGTTTGCGTCCGTAACGCCGGTTGTCCCACTCCGTCCGCATCGTTCCAACCCGACTACGGCTGCCGACCAGATGAACCGTATCGACAATCGACTCCACAAGGTTGCCGTTCGGGCCTGCCGTAATTCGGGACCCGCGGCTACCGTAGTTGACCGCTTCGAAACGTTTGTAATAGCGACCTTTCTCGGTTCCGCACACACGACAAGACTCCTCGAAGAGTCCTGGTGGCACGATTTGTTGCTGCAAGTCCCGACAGTGCGACGCAAACCAGAAAACACCCCGGCATCCTTCATGGTACTGCAGTTTTATTTTGACCCCTTTTCCTCCACTGGTGGATTTCACCGTCTCTTGCTGCACGCCATTTGTCAGTTCCACGGGCTCTCGGCCATCTCGAATATGGTGGACGTGGGTGACTCAAAACAAGCGCGCGCCTTGATCGTATCGGGGCGACTTACGGATGCTCCGCACCGGATGTTGCAACATCTTATACGGGAGGACACCATCAAAACGATTGATCATGTGTCGTCGGAAGGCTTGGAACCCGCACGGCCAAAACTTGGCGTTGTGACCGTTTCAGAGAATTGA
- a CDS encoding predicted protein, producing MTMHPMLTRLVLLLMCAALAASNVSSVKGIPRSSRLATVNVERYDSSSPFVHSLKRGLQKSKKSMKSENDDDDGKELNVEEVLFAAVAPLSSTTAPFSPTPAPLSPTRSPISSTASPVSPTVAPVFPTHAPFSPTGTPINPTLEGEQVVEVFPETPAPTGSAILEAACEAAKEGRVFETARVQDVAFVYEMVTIASADPNVVGDEIESSMQSFLIRDLAVSTCATDSRRHLIVTDVLGLAIVDGTVLEGELCTGVAPDTDVVTCSRREAAVRLFFDEEAEIDAAQVERDTLAEVESSIASVAAGSDAVVSVSYAATTSDTGSDTGSDSSRATVDESSDKVKPLGFVFVGLVAAIAVASTVLFVTWYRTKQRESDRLKSHQILSLQSTGITEEHSGEERSLRNVHKPSQELFAVQEGLESEIDHEDDFDNSSIPREIFRGDIDNVAFDEALADIQTDADQIRIMGDSTSVCTEGSSHRFFTQNMA from the exons ATGACTATGCATCCAATGTTGACACGGttggtgctgttgttgatgtgCGCTGCATTGGCAGCGTCCAACGTCTCGAGCGTCAAAGGAATACCGCGCAGCAGTCGCCTTGCGACCGTCAACGTGGAACGCTACGACTCTAGTTCACCCTTCGTCCATTCCCTCAAACGTGGCTTGCAGAAGAGCAAGAAAAGCATGAAATCCGAaaatgacgacgatgatggtaAGGAACTGAACGTAGAGGAGGTGCTGTTCGCGGCGGTTGCCCCGCTCTCTTCCACGACAGCACCTTTCTCTCCAACGCCGGCACCCCTCTCTCCCACTCGCAGTCCCATTTCTTCGACTGCTTCCCCCGTTTCTCCTACCGTGGCACCCGTTTTTCCAACTCATGCTCCCTTTTCTCCGACTGGAACACCCATAAATCCAACTC TGGAAGGAGAACAAGTTGTTGAGGTCTTTCCGGAAACTCCGGCTCCCACTGGTTCAGCGATTTTGGAAGCAGCTTGCGAGGCTGCTAAGGAAGGGCGGGTGTTTGAGACTGCAAGAGTACAGGACGTGGCATTTGTTTACGAAATGGTCACGATTGCATCGGCCGACCCCAATGTGGTtggcgacgaaattgaaTCCTCCATGCAGTCATTTTTGATTCGTGACTTGGCTGTAAGTACCTGTGCAACCGACTCTCGTCGACATCTAATAGTCACCGACGTTTTGGGACTCGCAATTGTGGATGGCACCGTTCTAGAAGGGGAATTGTGTACAGGCGTTGCGCCGGATACGGATGTTGTTACTTGCTCTCGTCGTGAAGCTGCGGTGCGTCTCTTTTTCGACGAAGAGGCCGAAATCGATGCCGCGCAAGTTGAAAGAGACACGCTAGCGGAAGTAGAAAGCAGCATAGCTTCCGTTGCCGCTGGCTCGGACGCGGTAGTGAGCGTTTCTTACGCCGCAACCACGTCCGATACAGGCAGCGATACAGGCTCGGACTCATCCCGTGCGACGGTAGACGAAAGCAGCGATAAAGTCAAGCCGCTTGgatttgttttcgttggtcTAGTCGCTGCTATTGCTGTTGCCAGCACGGTTCTTTTTGTTACTTGGTACCGAACAAAGCAACGCGAGAGTGACCGGCTCAAAAGCCACCAAATCTTAAGTCTTCAGTCGACCGGCATCACCGAGGAGCACTCGGGGGAAGAACGGTCCTTGAGAAATGTGCACAAACCATCACAAGAACTTTTTGCAGTGCAAGAGGGCCTGGAGTCGGAAATTGACCACGAGGACGATTTTGACAATTCATCCATTCCACGCGAGATTTTTCGCGGCGATATCGACAACGTAGCTTTCGATGAAGCGTTAGCTGATATTCAAACAGACGCGGATCAAATCCGAATTATGGGTGACAGTACATCTGTATGCACGGAGGGATCGTCCCACCGTTTCTTTACACAAAACATGGCTTAA